The window ACCGATATGTTCATGGCCGtctccatttgttttttttacggTGATAAAACCTGAACCGCGTCACTGGGGACCCAAGGTCAACcataacagaaaaaaaccccagtcGATTTGTCTTTTACATGCTGCTCATTCATCAGATTCTGACATTTCGAGAACGCTACGTTTTTATGACGATAGAGGACATCAAACATACTTACCTGTGTTCTATTTTCAGACCGCACTACGTCACAGTGATTACGTACCTCCCTCGTGAATCTGATTGGCTGGTTCGCTTTACGCTTGGACGTCCTCGCTGACGCGATTTCGGTATAAAAACCTGGGAGACCCAGAGAGAGAAATCAAACAGGCTAACGTCAGCCAAAGGAAAAACTCAAAGAACAAAATGGTAAGATCCAAAAATTCGGCGATTTCGTTTCATTCACTTTTAAACGAAATCATAATTCGACGAATTTAaaccaaatcttttttttttcggtgtcgaaaaaagttgaaaaaaaaatgaaaagctATTTCTGATTTGTAATcaacattaaaacaaagtttctttaaaaagatatttcttgttttataaAGTTTGGCTTTGTAAGTTCAGCAATGGATGTCGAGTTTTGACAGCTGTTGTCTTTTATTTCAGCTTGCCAAGCTACTGATCGCTCTATCCGTCCTTTATCTGGCCGCTCTCCTAGCGGAGGCCGCCATCCCCAGACCTGGATCCTTCGCTAGCCAGTTCCTGACCCAGAGTCTCAAACGCCGAGGAGGGCGGGGTCGCAAACCTGTTACCCCAAAACAGTGCGAGGCCTCTGGTCACGCCGCCATCGTTAAACCCGAGGACTTTATCACTCCAGGCTGGAACCCTCAGTAAGTCCCTTAGATCACTGTACTCAATGgttcagaatttttttcattgcaccctaatataaatatatatacatatatgcaaatatctttattgataatttagtttaaaaattcacaaaattttaCATGCAActcttgtgtaaaaaaaataaaatatttcaaagcaaaattctaaCTCCTCCTTTGTTATATATGTAGGTATAATCAACTTCACAGAATTGAGTGTTGTTTAATGAGTTATCCATACACTAACATTTGTCGGTTACTTTCAGACAAGAGAGAAGAGTAATGGAGAATGTCCGTCAGAACTTGGAGGAGTGGAATCGTATGATGGCCTTCAACCAGTACTACGACCCCCTGGACTACAGTGAATACGGGTAAGTCAATCTCACACCCGGCCTCCGTTTCAACAGACCTCCTCACAGCTTTCTATATGCAGGctttcaaatttacaattcCTTTAGTTTTCTGATGATAAAACATATAATGTCTTTAATTGAAACATAGATTTAAGATATCAATTTTatcttaagaatttttttttaaaaaaaatccaattgtttgtttacataataacgTCTTTTTCGTGATGTAActtatatccatttttttttaatctccaGTTATTACAAGAAAGGCGAATACGAATTCGGATGCAAGGACGTCTGTATTCAGAAAAGAACTCCCGTCCTTGGCGCTTACTTGACTATTGAGGACCATAACGGTATGAACGGGACGTACCCTTGCTACGTGGCCCCCTCCCAGAAACTGTGGTACACCACCTGTGGACAGTGAGTAGTCAGCCTCCTACCATCTCACCTCACcctttcttaattttttattttttatttgatttaaatttgaaatatttcttctttccaCTCCTTCCTGTTTTGATCATTTTGGAATGCCATAAATAGattttaataagtattttaattttttccaagtTTCCTGATCAAGTTAAAAAGAATCATTAcgtaaaaataacaataaggAGTATATTTTCCTAAAATGACCCCCACACTTAATATCGAATTTATTTGAAAAGATTACAATTTCCTGAAGAAAAAGAGACCTGCTTTTTAATTAGTTGTTGATTTCGTCCACAGAAAGCTGCCCCAAATGACCGTCAGCATGAGCGCCTCCTACCAATGTCTTCCCGACATGATCCAGGAGAGAGAGGTTGTCATGTACTGTCCCGACATCGTGCCTCAGTGCCGAACCAGAACATTCGCCCTGCCCCAGGCCTGCGTCCTTCAAGAGGTCAAGTGTATCAGCACCTTTCCCAGGAGAGGGTAGACAGACAATCTCCCAGTAATAACTCAGATTGAGTTATCTATTCGGACTTTTATTTAGGCtttgaaaatgttcaatttttttttattacaaaccTCTCTATCTTTGGATTCTTTAGATTTTctgaattgattttaaattttgattttatttactttttctgCATTTTTAATTGTGTccagaatttaaaaatcaaacaatccTACTGAAGAGGCACGCTAAAAAATGATGACCCTTCAATTGTTTAACCATGTGTAGagatatctcaatgatttgtgatatacatgtatatttatcgCTGACCACGGTATCGATCAATCGATACATCGGAGTCAAATTCGATATATCGGTAACAACATCGATATGTTAATATCTGTGATAGTAGGGACTTCAAATACCTGTTTATTTCTGTTGCtatatgtttcttttttatattttttttgtgtttgttgttaTTGAGGTAGAATCCATGACCACCAAATACTTGTGTTGATTGGAGGTCAGGCGATTCTACCTTAAACTCGTAAAATCCAAAAGTTGCCAAACTCATCACCTTAATTGTATGCCTCATTCTTCATTATTTGTGTTATAAATGTGTATGCATGTGCCCGGTATGAGCGAACGATTTTAATGTGCAATATTTTTTCTGTGCAATAAATATTTTGcctaaaaaatactttttttctttgtcttttAAACTTCTGACATCTTACTGTTACATTTCTGTACCAGTTTACGCCGTGATGACAGAACACGGTATTACAACGTAATGCAATGACCCGCTGCATGCTAACTTTGTCAAGTGTGATTTCTTGTATCTGAGGGTTGAATTAATTTAtggaagaaatatttttacgtTTACAAAGCCTTATCAAAGAAATCATTCGAACAAATTTAGTAGAAATgcaaaagattaaaataaatcaagaaataaataaattaaaaaaaatagaaagataaataaataaataaataaataaataaaagaataataaataaattaaaggataaattaaaGAACCCATATATAAATAAGCCCGAATTGATATATCTTTTTCTGAAAcctaatttgaataaaatgataaattgtaTGTAAATATTCGGGTTCTTTTTTGCGATGATCTatttttcggttttttttttaaaatcaattacttATCGCAAAACGATGACACCCAAAATATTTCGCTTGTTGCGTGCTTACTTAAAGGGGCGTGGTCGCAATTgttctgtttttatcatttacaacgCTTTagaaaaacatttcttttgaacCAGCCCAACAGTAGACCTTCTGAAATCACAGTCAAGTACAAGTCGGACggttatacacatgtactatTTATTGGAACAATATAGTTtatagttaaatattttttttaaattaaatcataacAAAGAAGCGAACCGTATGTAGAAACCTTTAAATTCACCCTCCATttccatttattaaaaaaaacccaaagctTTCACAGAACTTCTAGCACAAATGAAACGCAATCACAATAAGCCCAACACAGTTTTGAGCTCCCAAAACACTGACTGGTActgggaaaggggggggggcaattctCTTGAATTTCATCGACTCCATGTTGCCAGAGAAAATTGAACGTCGTGTCGGTAGTAACATGTAACATGTAACACAATAGGCCTAAAACTAGTCATTTTAAcgtattcatttaaaaaaaattacatttacttaaatatatatcagtGAACAATAACAACCTACAAATAGTTAAAAataccaaaacaaaaaacaaaaaaatctaaaacaaacaaacaaacaaaaataaaaaaattaaaaaaaaaaacgaaaaaaaaatgaaaaaaaaccagcACCCCCGAAATCCAAATTACTGCTTTTTTCGATGAAAACATATATCAGGACAGAATTAGCTTACaagcaaataattatttaataacacGTGTCCTGAgtgtaaataaacatttgataatcTTGTCATTCATGTTTATGTTATACATAAACATGCGCTTTTCATAGAATTTAACGTTACATGTAGAAACACAACCAATTTCCCTTTAATCTGctatatatagaatacacgatggtaaataagaaataagttgtaaTATATCTAGAAAATTCATAAATACAGTTTATTCAACATTAcgattttttcaaagattattttttcagaatgaagtgagaaaaattcaaatgatcacGCATGGCTTATATAAACCGATGTTTTACTTTTTAGCCAAGGAAACTTGAATAATCTTATCCAAAATCACAACAATGAATGTAACTTACTTagtgtatattgtatatattaaaaatgagtgaataattttcatttgtcaaaCAGAGACATGCAGTATTTGCGGGGAAAACATTTGCTTAATTTGTCAGCTCCAAGGCAAACATGTAGCAACGGggaagttggggggggggggggtggggggggtgggggatgggggtgggggggggggtgttacgGTCCCTCTtcaatttatattgataaaatgaacgtacatgataaaataattgacTACCCCACCCCCTTTCTAAGATTAGGAATTAGATGTTTGTTAGAAATGCTGGAACTGtagaaaatattgctttattctCTCGGTCTTAGGAAAAAGCTTCACAACAGCCCAAATATCCCCAAAACGTTAATATACAGCCTAAGGATGGTCTTAGGACAAGGTAAGTGATGTCCTAAAGTTAGGACAAAGTTATGGCGTTCCCTAAATTTAGGAGAGCTTCGAGAAACAGACTTCAGACTAAGACGTATCCTAAGATGTACTTAAGACGCACCTTGGTCCTAAGATAggttcgtgaacatgcctgctgaTGAGAGTATATCCACCGATGACGAGGTCCGAGGTTGATATACTTTCATCAGGGGTCGTATGCATAAAAATTCTAAGAATTTTCTTAAGTTAATGCTTAACTTTCTTAAGAATATTCTTAACTAAGCAAGATGCTTAATTTCCGTTGCATAAAAATTCTAAGCAACATGCTTAGTAATTCTTAGCTAAGCATATCACAATCTACTTAAGTATATCGTTGCTATGTCAACTAAGTTACTTTTGCTTTCACTTTTATGTAAATAATGACTGATTTTGgtttaagaaagaaaatatgttttattaaacgCATTCATGATATGTGTATTTAACAATTAAGGTTCTCACATTTTAGAATATTCTATTTTCATAAATctacattaatttattaatatttacagTAGATTACTTATTTTATTTGAGTACGTATAgttgaatatttatcatagttTCTTTTGATTTACATCTATCcacaaaaaaagattttaaaatctccgAGACATGCTTGTCGCAATTTTACGCGGATGTAAACAGTACAGTACCGCTCATTGGTATATATACAGTACCGGTAGGTATTATCGGTTAAACTAATGGCATGTGGACCTGTAGACAaaatatacagagagagagagagagtcgaagCTATTCCTATGTACatgaatgatttttataaagaatGAAGAATTTGTGAATGAGAGACACCTCTTTACTTAAAGAAATAACATCTCccattaaaatatatcattttcagtAAGATTTCTAATGTAAACACATCATAAATTCtcttg is drawn from Crassostrea angulata isolate pt1a10 chromosome 5, ASM2561291v2, whole genome shotgun sequence and contains these coding sequences:
- the LOC128183135 gene encoding uncharacterized protein LOC128183135; translation: MLAKLLIALSVLYLAALLAEAAIPRPGSFASQFLTQSLKRRGGRGRKPVTPKQCEASGHAAIVKPEDFITPGWNPQQERRVMENVRQNLEEWNRMMAFNQYYDPLDYSEYGYYKKGEYEFGCKDVCIQKRTPVLGAYLTIEDHNGMNGTYPCYVAPSQKLWYTTCGQKLPQMTVSMSASYQCLPDMIQEREVVMYCPDIVPQCRTRTFALPQACVLQEVKCISTFPRRG